Proteins found in one Zea mays cultivar B73 chromosome 1, Zm-B73-REFERENCE-NAM-5.0, whole genome shotgun sequence genomic segment:
- the LOC103634590 gene encoding WUSCHEL-related homeobox 6, with product MEGGSNSPDGQSSGGSPEERGSGGSGGRGTGEPARSRWTPKPEQILILESIFNSGMVNPPKDETVRIRKLLERFGAVGDANVFYWFQNRRSRSRRRQRQMQAAAAAAAAAAASSASNNSSPAASATVGLPSGALQYPLAMGGTAACQYEQQASSSSSSGSTGGSSLGLFALGAAGVPGTGGGGYFQASCGASSPLATGLMGDVDSSGGSDDLFAISRQMGFAAASTVASASVAPSSNAHHQQYYSCESPAATITVFINGVPMEVPRGPIDLRAMFGQDVMLVHSTGVILPVNDYGILTQTLQLGESYFLVARPT from the exons ATGGAGGGGGGCAGCAACAGCCCGGACGGGCAGTCGTCGGGCGGCAGCCCCGAGGAGCGGGGAAGCGGCGGTAGCGGAGGCCGGGGCACCGGGGAGCCGGCGCGGTCGCGGTGGACGCCGAAGCCGGAGCAGATACTGATCCTCGAGTCCATCTTCAACAGCGGCATGGTCAACCCGCCCAAGGATGAAACCGTCCGCATCCGCAAGCTGCTCGAGCGCTTCGGCGCCGTCGGGGACGCCAACGTCTTCTACTGGTTCCAGAACCGCCGCTCCCGCTCGCGCCGCCGCCAGCGCCAGATGCAGGCCgccgcagcggcggcggcggcggcggcggcatccTCCGCGTCCAACAACAGCTCTCCCGCGGCTAGCGCAACCGTCGGCCTTCCTTCTGGCGCTCTACAATATCCTTTGGCCATGGGCGGGACCGCCGCCTGCCAGTATGAGCAGCAGGCGAGCTCCTCCTCGTCGTCGGGAAGCACTGGCGGCTCCTCTCTTGGGCTGTTCGCGCTCGGAGCCGCCGGGGTGCCCGGCACCGGCGGCGGTGGGTACTTCCAGGCGTCGTGTGGCGCTTCGTCGCCGCTGGCGACAGGGCTGATGGGGGACGTGGACAGCAGTGGCGGCAGCGACGATCTCTTCGCCATCTCCCGCCAGATGGGGTTCGCGGCGGCGAGCACCGTCGCCTCGGCCTCTGTGGCACCGAGCTCCAACGCACACCACCAGCAGTATTACTCATGCGAATCACCTGCAG CGACGATCACGGTGTTCATCAATGGAGTCCCAATGGAGGTTCCCAGGGGCCCAATAGACTTGCGAGCCATGTTCGGCCAGGACGTGATGCTCGTCCATTCCACCGGGGTCATCCTCCCAGTCAACGACTACGGAATTCTAACGCAGACCTTGCAGTTGGGTGAAAGCTATTTCTTG GTAGCAAGGCCAACTTAA